Proteins from one Bacteroides mediterraneensis genomic window:
- a CDS encoding DUF5627 domain-containing protein: MKKLFYLFSLITLIAFSSCKNQDWSFPDYGTTTVYFAYQYPVRTLVLGNDETFDNTRDNQHKCLIKATMGGVYENNITPIVDINVVNSLCDNLTFSTGGKVEPMPSDYYKLSSDQIVIPQGEISAGVEVQLTDAFFADPKSIETTYVIPLVMSNVQNADSILSGSPMVENPVRCNKNDWNVLPKDYILYAVKYVNPWDAVYLRRGVDQVSQAGATNTVVRHAGYVEDDEVCELTTRSLKEANFALSLNNQDCNLILSFNDNNECTISTDTQGCTVSGSGKYVEKGEKNSFNNKDRDVLYLDYVVDLGSVTYATKDTLVMRDRQVKPEWFEVTYNN; the protein is encoded by the coding sequence ATGAAAAAACTATTTTATTTGTTTTCATTGATTACGCTGATTGCTTTTTCTTCTTGTAAGAACCAGGATTGGTCTTTCCCGGATTATGGAACAACAACTGTATATTTTGCGTACCAGTATCCGGTAAGAACACTTGTGTTGGGTAATGATGAGACATTTGACAATACCAGAGACAACCAGCATAAATGCCTTATTAAAGCGACAATGGGTGGTGTGTATGAAAACAACATTACCCCTATAGTCGATATCAATGTGGTGAATTCATTGTGTGATAACTTGACTTTCTCCACTGGAGGTAAAGTGGAACCGATGCCTTCCGATTATTATAAATTATCTTCGGATCAGATTGTCATTCCGCAAGGTGAGATTAGTGCCGGTGTGGAAGTTCAGCTGACGGATGCTTTCTTTGCAGACCCTAAATCAATCGAGACTACTTATGTGATTCCTCTGGTGATGTCGAATGTACAGAATGCAGATTCCATTCTTTCCGGATCTCCGATGGTAGAGAATCCTGTCCGTTGCAATAAAAATGACTGGAATGTACTGCCTAAAGATTATATTCTGTATGCGGTGAAATATGTCAATCCATGGGATGCGGTATATTTGCGTCGCGGAGTGGATCAGGTTTCTCAGGCTGGTGCTACAAATACGGTGGTTCGTCATGCTGGTTATGTGGAAGATGATGAGGTCTGTGAATTGACAACGCGTTCCTTGAAAGAAGCAAACTTTGCCTTGTCACTTAATAATCAAGATTGTAACTTGATTCTTTCTTTTAATGACAACAATGAATGTACAATCTCGACAGATACTCAGGGATGTACGGTTTCCGGTTCTGGAAAATACGTAGAAAAAGGCGAAAAGAATTCTTTTAATAACAAGGATCGTGATGTGTTGTATCTGGATTATGTGGTAGATTTGGGTTCGGTAACTTATGCTACGAAGGATACATTGGTTATGCGTGACCGTCAGGTAAAACCTGAATGGTTTGAAGTGACCTATAATAATTAA
- a CDS encoding endo-1,4-beta-xylanase — MNQYIKLLPALALGMTMGSCVDDAILPFAVEKPTSIAQYEYLNNYDVLKSYVDRAKNPNFKLGLAASVSDFVQKGVVYEAVTTNFDEMTAGNAMKYASVVADDGTMNFSTVSNFVETAKAAGITIYGHTLGWHAQQNMTYLNGLIADKEIEFDPGDMEEVQDAYFDYSTYTDYPFYVMGYTPEFVDGCMVSHYPGEWYQYFVADQIPTAVGQNYKLTVCIQGSAPGSLNAQFGNWGNLLEQTVSFNEEWQEVSVEFANCPVESSFVVFQPGTFEGDVKIKWLKVTHTVAPSIGKEVPVIEHDYSDGEPISGWGADLSISVVDGACVIENPSAAQSWEKQLCYEQTTPFENGKTYFLRLKVKGTKDGAITAGFQNPNGYVGCGDFPAFAVTTDWQEVKVSTTCTGDNATRLLFNVGDYEGTLYFDDVCLYYEEKTNVIEMTPEEKKDTLTWALQNWVKGMMEATGGYVTAWDLANETVSGADNDGDGIYDLQSSANGDPSTNFYWTDYLGDIDYVRILESSARKYFKEYGGDPSQLKLFINDFNLESWWDGNQKAKSLVEWIKRWESDGVTKIDGIATQMHVSYILNEADQKAQEDAIVNMFKILAESGKLVKISELDMGIVDKAFGTAIKTENVTYEQQLKMSEFYQFIISKYFEIIPVEQQYGITQWCATDSPADSGWRPGEPTGLWDSSYKRKPTYAGFANGLAGKVVAEPSEELSQGE; from the coding sequence ATGAACCAATATATTAAACTGCTTCCGGCATTGGCATTGGGAATGACCATGGGCTCATGTGTGGATGATGCTATATTGCCTTTTGCCGTAGAGAAGCCGACAAGTATTGCTCAATATGAGTATTTGAACAACTACGATGTGTTGAAGTCGTATGTAGATCGTGCCAAAAATCCCAACTTTAAGTTGGGATTGGCTGCGAGTGTAAGTGATTTTGTCCAAAAAGGCGTAGTTTACGAAGCTGTGACGACTAATTTTGATGAAATGACAGCTGGTAATGCCATGAAGTACGCTTCTGTGGTAGCCGATGATGGTACAATGAATTTTTCAACGGTATCTAATTTCGTAGAGACGGCAAAAGCTGCTGGAATCACTATTTACGGTCATACTTTAGGATGGCATGCACAGCAGAATATGACTTATTTGAACGGATTGATTGCGGATAAGGAAATCGAATTTGATCCGGGAGATATGGAGGAGGTGCAGGATGCATATTTCGATTATTCGACATATACTGATTATCCCTTCTATGTGATGGGATATACGCCGGAGTTTGTGGATGGTTGTATGGTAAGCCATTACCCAGGTGAATGGTATCAGTATTTTGTTGCCGACCAGATTCCTACGGCTGTAGGGCAGAATTATAAACTTACGGTTTGTATTCAAGGCTCGGCTCCTGGCTCTCTCAATGCACAGTTTGGTAACTGGGGGAATCTATTGGAACAGACTGTATCCTTTAATGAAGAGTGGCAGGAAGTTTCAGTGGAATTTGCAAATTGTCCGGTTGAATCAAGCTTTGTGGTTTTTCAGCCTGGAACATTTGAGGGGGACGTGAAAATCAAGTGGTTGAAAGTTACACATACTGTAGCACCTTCTATCGGTAAGGAAGTGCCTGTAATTGAACATGATTATTCCGATGGAGAACCCATATCTGGTTGGGGTGCGGATTTGAGCATCTCAGTGGTAGATGGTGCGTGTGTGATTGAGAATCCTTCTGCCGCCCAGAGCTGGGAAAAACAGTTGTGCTATGAACAGACGACTCCGTTTGAGAATGGAAAGACTTATTTCTTGAGATTAAAAGTCAAAGGAACAAAAGATGGGGCTATTACAGCAGGTTTCCAGAATCCTAACGGATATGTAGGTTGTGGTGATTTCCCGGCCTTTGCCGTTACTACAGATTGGCAGGAAGTAAAAGTATCCACCACTTGTACAGGTGATAATGCCACTCGTCTGCTGTTTAATGTAGGCGATTATGAAGGGACTTTGTATTTTGATGATGTTTGTTTGTATTATGAAGAAAAGACAAATGTAATTGAAATGACTCCTGAAGAGAAGAAGGACACCCTTACCTGGGCATTGCAAAATTGGGTGAAAGGTATGATGGAAGCTACTGGCGGTTATGTGACTGCTTGGGACTTGGCAAATGAAACAGTATCCGGAGCAGACAATGACGGTGATGGTATTTATGATTTGCAGTCATCTGCCAATGGTGACCCTTCAACAAACTTCTATTGGACAGACTACTTGGGCGATATTGATTATGTACGTATTCTGGAATCAAGTGCCCGTAAGTATTTCAAAGAATATGGAGGTGACCCGTCTCAATTGAAATTGTTCATTAACGATTTCAACTTGGAGTCTTGGTGGGATGGAAACCAGAAGGCGAAAAGTTTGGTGGAATGGATTAAGAGATGGGAATCTGATGGTGTGACCAAGATTGACGGTATTGCAACTCAGATGCATGTAAGCTACATTTTGAACGAAGCCGACCAGAAGGCTCAGGAAGATGCGATTGTCAATATGTTTAAGATTTTGGCAGAGAGCGGCAAGCTCGTCAAAATCTCAGAATTGGATATGGGTATCGTAGACAAGGCATTTGGTACGGCAATCAAGACTGAGAATGTGACGTATGAACAGCAGCTGAAGATGTCAGAGTTCTATCAGTTCATTATCAGTAAATACTTTGAGATTATTCCTGTAGAACAGCAATATGGTATCACTCAGTGGTGCGCAACAGACAGTCCTGCAGATTCTGGTTGGAGACCGGGAGAGCCTACAGGCTTATGGGACAGTAGCTATAAACGTAAACCGACTTATGCCGGATTTGCCAATGGTCTGGCCGGTAAGGTTGTGGCAGAACCTTCTGAAGAATTGAGTCAGGGTGAGTAA
- a CDS encoding glycosyl hydrolase 115 family protein, with the protein MKICSVICLLFAVCVDVLSANRFVTFQRENNSFPLVCNETAVNILIDEKDQKGISLAVENLQGDFNAVFGLKPHLLTEASGGNCIIIGSLNSCYIQQLVKKKKLDDKELQGKNEKYILTTVEKPLEGIEKALVIAGSDRRGTIYGIYELSKQIGVSPWYWWMDVPVVKRTEAYVLPGMFTDGEPAVKYRGIFLNDEAPCLTSWVKQYFGTDFGNHHFYAQVCELILRLKGNFLWPAMWGWAFYVDDPLNSKTADEMGVIIGTSHHEPMARNHQEWARKRKEYGAWNYATNKEVLDNFFREGIERVKGTEDVITIGMRGDGDEAMSEDTNVKLMESIVENQRKIIKDVTGKSADKTPQVWALYKEVLDYYDKGMRVPDDVIMLLCDDNWGNVRRLPDEKERKHPGGWGMYYHVDYVGAPRNSKWMNMTPIQGMWEQLHLTYEYGVDKLWILNVGDLKPMEYPITLFMDMAWNPQGYTVDNFMKHPHEFCAQVFGEAQAEEAARILNLYSKYNGRVTAEMLDCKTYNLETGEWKRVADDYARLEVEALRQYLSLSPEYRDAYKQLLLFPVQAMSNLYEMYYAQAMNHKLYADGNPEANVWADKVEACFARDKALSEDYNHIMSKGKWEGMMTQKHIGYTSWNDDFPADKLPEIFRLPAVERNAGGYVFTEKDGYVAIEAEHFFEKKSSEGMDWKVIPDMGRTLSGVTLMPYTKPVKGATLSYKMTLSEKMKQLKQVRVIVVVKSTLAFQDVKGHKYSVGFRGGNKVTVNFNRDLNELPENIYDKFYPTVARRVVEKEVILELPASNGNTFILDFSPLNPAIVFEKIVIDGGGYENSYLYMNESSCKRVK; encoded by the coding sequence ATGAAAATATGTAGTGTAATTTGTTTATTGTTTGCAGTGTGTGTCGATGTGCTGTCTGCAAATCGGTTTGTGACCTTTCAGAGAGAAAATAATTCATTTCCTTTGGTATGCAATGAAACGGCGGTGAATATACTCATTGATGAAAAGGACCAGAAAGGAATCAGTCTTGCGGTAGAGAATTTGCAGGGCGATTTTAATGCTGTATTTGGACTTAAACCGCATTTGCTGACTGAAGCTTCTGGAGGTAACTGCATTATAATAGGTAGCTTGAATTCATGTTATATTCAGCAGCTAGTCAAAAAGAAGAAACTGGATGACAAAGAATTGCAGGGTAAAAATGAAAAATACATTCTCACTACGGTTGAGAAGCCTCTGGAGGGGATTGAAAAGGCACTGGTGATAGCAGGAAGTGACCGTCGTGGAACAATCTATGGTATTTATGAGTTGTCCAAACAGATAGGGGTGTCCCCCTGGTATTGGTGGATGGATGTACCGGTAGTAAAGCGGACGGAGGCTTATGTGTTGCCGGGTATGTTTACTGACGGAGAGCCTGCCGTTAAATATCGGGGGATTTTTCTGAATGATGAGGCTCCGTGTCTGACGAGCTGGGTAAAGCAGTATTTTGGAACGGATTTTGGCAATCATCATTTCTATGCACAAGTTTGTGAGTTGATTCTCCGTTTGAAAGGTAATTTTTTGTGGCCTGCAATGTGGGGATGGGCTTTTTATGTGGACGACCCACTAAATAGCAAAACGGCCGATGAGATGGGGGTTATTATCGGCACGTCACATCATGAGCCTATGGCACGGAATCATCAGGAGTGGGCACGTAAGCGTAAAGAATATGGTGCCTGGAATTATGCTACAAACAAGGAGGTGTTGGATAATTTTTTTCGTGAAGGAATTGAAAGAGTCAAAGGTACTGAGGATGTGATAACGATTGGTATGCGTGGAGATGGAGACGAAGCCATGAGTGAGGACACTAATGTGAAGTTAATGGAATCGATTGTAGAAAATCAGCGTAAGATTATAAAGGATGTGACAGGCAAATCTGCGGATAAGACTCCTCAGGTGTGGGCTCTCTACAAAGAAGTGCTGGATTATTATGATAAAGGAATGCGGGTACCTGATGACGTAATTATGCTTTTGTGTGACGACAATTGGGGAAATGTACGCCGTTTGCCTGATGAGAAAGAACGCAAGCATCCCGGAGGTTGGGGAATGTATTATCATGTGGATTATGTGGGAGCACCCCGTAATTCAAAGTGGATGAATATGACGCCGATACAGGGGATGTGGGAACAGCTTCATTTGACGTATGAGTATGGAGTGGATAAACTTTGGATTCTGAATGTGGGAGATTTGAAACCTATGGAATATCCTATCACTTTGTTTATGGATATGGCATGGAATCCTCAAGGTTATACAGTAGATAATTTTATGAAGCATCCTCATGAATTTTGTGCACAAGTCTTTGGAGAAGCACAAGCGGAGGAGGCAGCCAGAATACTGAATTTATATAGTAAATATAATGGACGCGTGACAGCGGAAATGTTGGATTGCAAGACTTATAATCTGGAAACAGGAGAATGGAAACGGGTGGCAGACGATTATGCACGGTTGGAGGTGGAAGCGTTGCGCCAATATCTGTCTCTGTCTCCTGAATACAGAGATGCCTATAAGCAGTTGTTGTTGTTTCCCGTACAAGCTATGTCAAATTTATATGAAATGTATTATGCGCAAGCCATGAACCATAAGCTTTATGCAGACGGTAATCCTGAAGCCAATGTCTGGGCAGATAAGGTAGAAGCTTGTTTTGCTCGTGACAAAGCCTTGAGTGAGGACTATAATCATATTATGAGTAAAGGGAAATGGGAGGGAATGATGACCCAGAAGCATATAGGTTATACATCATGGAATGATGACTTCCCAGCCGATAAGTTGCCGGAAATCTTTAGGTTGCCGGCTGTGGAAAGGAACGCAGGCGGGTATGTTTTTACGGAGAAGGATGGATACGTGGCAATCGAAGCGGAACACTTCTTTGAAAAAAAATCGTCTGAAGGGATGGATTGGAAGGTCATTCCTGATATGGGGCGCACGTTGAGTGGTGTAACTTTAATGCCCTATACTAAGCCGGTGAAGGGGGCTACACTTTCTTATAAGATGACTTTGTCAGAGAAAATGAAGCAACTTAAACAGGTTCGTGTGATTGTGGTAGTTAAGTCAACCCTTGCTTTTCAGGACGTAAAAGGGCATAAGTATTCTGTGGGTTTTAGAGGTGGAAACAAGGTAACGGTCAATTTTAATCGTGATTTGAATGAGTTGCCGGAGAATATTTATGATAAATTTTATCCTACGGTTGCAAGGCGTGTCGTAGAAAAAGAAGTAATTCTGGAATTACCTGCATCGAATGGAAACACTTTTATCCTCGATTTTTCTCCTTTAAATCCGGCAATTGTGTTTGAAAAGATTGTGATTGATGGTGGAGGGTATGAGAACTCTTATTTGTATATGAATGAATCTTCTTGTAAGAGAGTAAAATAG
- a CDS encoding nucleoside hydrolase-like domain-containing protein: MRHLFFILLLGICGTLCSQSDVGKQRLIVTTDLGGADPDDKQSLIHLLVCADRVDLEGIISSNAWVDDPDRTSDIMEVIDCYSAIYPSLKRHSKGFPDVNYLRSIVKRGQEKSNMSGVGEGKDSPGSELIIAAVDKKDDSRPVWLAAWSGMNTIAQAIWKVHATRSPEEFQKFAAKIRIYDVLGQDDAGAWIAKSFPEIYYIRNKEIYGWGPSDEWIKENVQSKKPFGTCYPDRIWASEGDSPSFLYVYANGLNVPDSLTYGGWGGRFNAERTAGIRGMDFIEKSGKNEGMYDPYFMHASSKEGIAAINKWRQHILNDFTARMNWTTTDKFSEANHHPVAVIENDSTFNCLNRVVKAGSLWVFDATSSYDPDGNELNYRWFVYKEPSSYKGEVQLNVDEQGICRLRMPKEASGKNIHLILELSDSGVPQLTSYRRIVIHVK; this comes from the coding sequence ATGAGACATTTATTTTTTATCTTATTATTGGGAATTTGTGGAACTCTTTGTTCGCAGAGTGATGTGGGGAAACAACGCTTGATTGTCACGACGGATTTGGGTGGGGCTGATCCTGATGACAAACAGTCGCTGATACATCTTTTGGTATGTGCCGACAGGGTTGATTTAGAGGGTATTATCAGTTCGAATGCTTGGGTGGATGATCCGGACCGGACCTCGGACATTATGGAAGTGATAGATTGTTATTCGGCTATTTATCCGTCTTTGAAGAGGCATTCAAAGGGATTTCCTGATGTAAATTATTTGAGGTCGATTGTAAAAAGAGGGCAGGAAAAGTCGAATATGTCGGGAGTTGGCGAGGGAAAGGACTCTCCGGGATCTGAATTGATTATTGCTGCGGTGGATAAAAAAGATGATTCCCGGCCTGTATGGCTTGCAGCATGGAGTGGAATGAATACAATCGCACAGGCTATCTGGAAAGTCCATGCGACAAGAAGTCCGGAAGAATTCCAAAAATTTGCAGCTAAAATCAGGATTTATGATGTGCTGGGGCAGGATGATGCAGGTGCGTGGATTGCCAAGTCTTTTCCTGAGATTTACTATATACGGAACAAAGAGATTTATGGATGGGGACCTTCTGACGAATGGATAAAAGAAAATGTGCAGTCCAAGAAACCTTTTGGAACGTGTTATCCGGATAGAATCTGGGCTTCAGAAGGTGATTCTCCTTCTTTCTTATATGTGTATGCCAATGGGTTGAATGTGCCGGACAGCCTTACTTATGGAGGGTGGGGAGGCCGGTTTAATGCGGAACGTACAGCCGGCATAAGAGGGATGGACTTTATTGAAAAATCAGGGAAGAATGAGGGGATGTATGACCCTTATTTTATGCATGCCAGTTCGAAAGAAGGTATTGCCGCCATTAATAAATGGCGACAGCATATATTGAATGATTTCACTGCCAGAATGAATTGGACAACTACTGACAAGTTTTCGGAGGCAAATCATCATCCTGTGGCTGTAATAGAGAATGATTCTACTTTTAATTGCCTTAATCGGGTGGTTAAAGCAGGGAGTTTGTGGGTATTTGATGCAACTTCTTCGTATGATCCTGATGGAAATGAACTGAACTATAGATGGTTTGTTTATAAAGAACCGAGTTCCTATAAAGGAGAGGTACAATTGAATGTGGATGAGCAGGGCATTTGCCGTTTGCGCATGCCTAAGGAAGCTTCCGGCAAAAATATTCATTTGATTCTCGAATTATCAGATAGTGGAGTGCCACAGCTTACAAGTTATCGTAGAATTGTGATTCATGTGAAATGA